A region of Scylla paramamosain isolate STU-SP2022 chromosome 25, ASM3559412v1, whole genome shotgun sequence DNA encodes the following proteins:
- the LOC135113376 gene encoding uncharacterized protein K02A2.6-like translates to MEPFRELLRKPQGKKVYWDVNLQENRHLTPAETGYAPVEGEALAVTWCLRKARLFLLGCPNLLIITDHRPLVKLLRDRELKDVVNPRLFALKEKTLQYRFQIKYLPGKRNHAADFLSRYPALCAPPDVVDEEQASTVEVAVAAATVAALDSGEQIVMDSATVLQAATDDPDYQLLVAKVTAGDWNPHRAQEVVCLRQFYTVRDRLAVSQGLVTYTYEQVSVRLVIPMALRQRVAANLHAGHQGLDRMLRRARQAVYWSGMEGDLQHHRDSCAVCNAHSPSQAAEPLSPTPPPQYPFQHTVADLFQLEGHVYLAYADRFTGWLEIAHFVSGATSSKFASVFRRYFSRWGAPESVSTDGETNLTIEQMCNFFGRWGVERRIASAHFPQSNGRTEAAVKSAKRLLRVNTGAGGSLDTDRAAVALLKYLNTPLRGVNKSTGHGQAATGRCASPRSALQGRHVLAAGVAGKRA, encoded by the exons ATGGAGCCATTCAGGGAGCTTCTACGTAAACCACAGGGAAAGAAAGTCTACTGGGACGTCAACCTGCAGGAAAA CCGTCACCTGACACCTGCGGAGACAGGCTACGCGCCCGTGGAGGGCGAGGCTCTGGCTGTCACATGGTGCCTTCGCAAAGCCCGCCTATTCCTCCTTGGGTGCCCCAATCTTCTTATCATAACTGACCATCGTCCGCTGGTGAAGCTCTTGAGAGACAGGGAGCTGAAGGACGTGGTTAACCCAAGACTGTTTGCCCTGAAAGAGAAGACCCTGCAGTATAGATTTCAGATCAAATACTTGCCTGGCAAGCGCAACCACGCTGCAGATTTCCTGTCTCGCTACCCAGCACTCTGCGCACCACCAGACGTTGTGGATGAAGAGCAGGCCAGCACAGTAGAGGTCGCAGTGGCGGCTGCGACAGTGGCAGCACTCGACAGTGGCGAGCAGATAGTCATGGACAGCGCGACAGTGCTGCAAGCGGCCACTGATGACCCAGACTATCAGCTACTCGTCGCGAAGGTAACAGCAGGAGACTGGAACCCACACCGGGCGCAAGAGGTGGTCTGCCTGCGTCAGTTCTACACGGTCAGGGACAGGCTGGCGGTGTCCCAAGGCCTGGTGACTTACACCTACGAGCAGGTGTCAGTGCGCCTGGTGATACCGATGGCTCTGAGACAACGTGTGGCGGCGAACCTTCACGCGGGCCACCAAGGGCTGGACAGGATGTTAAGGAGGGCGAGGCAAGCTGTGTATTGGTCCGGCATGGAGGGCGATCTGCAGCACCACAGAGACTCCTGCGCCGTCTGCAATGCACACTCACCCTCGCAAGCCGCCGAGCCCCTCAGCCCCACGCCCCCACCTCAGTATCCCTTCCAACACACCGTGGCTGACTTGTTCCAGCTTGAAGGGCATGTGTACTTGGCTTACGCTGACAGATTCACCGGCTGGCTCGAAATAGCACACTTTGTCAGCGGCGCCACTTCAAGCAAATTTGCGTCAGTGTTTAGACGATACTTCAGCCGGTGGGGCGCTCCAGAATCAGTCTCCACGGACGGGGAGACTAACTTAACCATTGAGCAGATGTGCAACTTCTTTGGGAGatggggagtggagaggaggatagCCTCTGCCCACTTCCCGCAGTCAAATGGACGGACGGAGGCCGCAGTGAAGTCCGCCAAGAGGCTGCTGCGGGTCAACACGGGCGCTGGAGGCAGCCTGGACACTGACAGAGCTGCGGTGGCGTTGCTAAAGTACCTGAACACGCCTCTGCGGGGCGTGAACAAGTCAACTGGCCATGGGCAGGCAGCTACGGGACGGTGTGCCAGTCCACGATCAGCACTACAGGGTAGACATGTTCTGGCGGCAGGCGTTGCGGGCAAGAGAGCGTGA
- the LOC135113232 gene encoding serine/threonine-protein phosphatase 6 regulatory ankyrin repeat subunit A-like isoform X6, with product MNCLMINKMVFDDNLSTELQKLEELECKRTASWSIPWKCETDATLEPSKEHKAKLRLEEKQQKEVEETRKKELVQAISSGDMDTIQKIHDQGGDLTILVQAVHQGNVIWCLVTQAAHNGHTHLLLPLLDAGLSVDGNRQENSHSSEKHTTSWTPLIVAARQGHVRMIEELLFYGANPLAKDQQGATALHHAAFCGHVTCVDVLISCTPTTITDNSGRTPVHAACLRGHLPVIKLLAESGWKLDVVDEEGNTALHLSAWYGSLEVVKYLYKADSKINPYKKNSERLTPFDYAVREGHHHVEKWFMKVRGSHSMDLTHTQYLIKSQNKYSEDLFKTAKMWLSADNIEGIANLCFINDPHWMDKNGMTILHLAVTETYCSLLCTAKLLDGIIHPHVVTLEGFTPLDLARLEFKKSGFNRQRKIIKILEEHQCPKEDGSPEELYEKLLTIISEGDSVEAVSHLLCAGAPMELVGNFPNSALQLAITNDCPRIVSILLASGASLTPRTEGLNLLQQAWYSANTTSKVFCAINNAFSRQLKRERDRLPRHTKGLREDLAKLIASIDGDKPWEACWQSGRTMAKLTSFMVTAVRANCPLTAGFLQWAGAGAFFSASRKTTPLHAALEEGNLSLTETLIRDLGASLYIPDARDHFPKDISNMTPALLDKLERQMYEREQRHLEALKEHKKDESEKQMVQAVLDLQKELFNKHTTNSTDAIFSGIGALNDNVQETVAYALLVASRSGLQQLLYLMLTVAHLPADLVVDVTSNTTALHEAAAHGKSGCIALLLSILNNAARASEHIVSELQAFATKKELKLKRLNRYSPLQPDKYGQTALHLAAMFGHKHTLEFLQENVREDPPCQAGTTAREIRKNFTSYLKRYMRYNDNKRKEMTPLDHHEADSLLHQLLCTVDLNKLPKDAKRANIDLNTHEAEQVKNAVLRAVGIILGRVMAFDDTYKGRLELVGSTRDGSKLFAPDEFDINIVIPAADRVSVSMHQELDESVRYQGHALKITVETNNPHLQGNRLMGDLFGAVKEALTDYVLDDKRLSVVPPSLTRTQVGVALALAWQGIEYPLLLVGVDLVPVLEVPWPEVIVKPDALTPPHTDAMHISNTADGSWRCSFALIEAEVLRQLSPEERHIHLSCKMLLYFLKAERWMPREIKSFCTWWTGRSFNLPVPTGFCLKSSFFRLLAFKRSTGTQWFEEDTILWMALAFRTMCQQLANKADADLSPRKVFAYFGGDCEGPKIGHGAPIITHYLLKRELKRGLTIPSFMRYPKCLMASLWKFLEQWILFS from the exons GAACTGGTTCAGGCCATCAGCAGTGGAGATATGGATACAATCCAGAAAATCCATGACCAGGGTGGAGACCTAACAATATTAGTGCAGGCAGTCCACCAAGGAAATGTGATTTGGTGCTTAGTGACTCAGGCAGCACATAATGGCCACACCCACCTACTTCTGCCATTACTGGATGCTGGACTCAGTGTGGATGGGAACCGCCAAGAAAACTCTCACTCCTCTGAAAAACACACCACCTCCTGGACACCCCTTATAGTTGCTGCCCGCCAAGGCCATGTCAGGATGATTGAGGAATTGCTCTTTTATGGTGCAAATCCTCTTGCAAAGGATCAAcaag GAGCTACTGCCCTCCACCATGCTGCATTTTGTGGCCATGTTACTTGTGTTGATGTTCTGATCTCCTGCACCCCAACTACCATTACTGACAATTCTGGCCGCACCCCTGTTCATGCTGCTTGTCTGAGAGGTCATCTGCCAGTGATTAAATTGCTGGCAGAATCAGGGTGGAAACTTGATGTTGTAGATGAGGAAGGCAACACAGCACTCCACTTAAGTGCCTGGTATGGTTCACTGGAGGTGGTAAAGTACTTGTACAAAGCAGACTCCAAGATCAACCCTTACAAGAAGAATTCTGAAAGACTCACACCATTTGACTATGCAGTACGTGAAGGTCACCACCATGTTGAAAAATGGTTTATGAAGGTGCGAGGCAGCCACTCTATGGATCTCACCCATACTCAGTACCTCATA AAATCTCAGAACAAGTATTCAGAAGATCTTTTTAAGACTGCAAAGATGTGGTTGTCAGCAGATAATATTGAAGGAATAGCAAACCTGTGTTTTATAAATGATCCCCACTGGATGGACAAGAATGGCATGACTATTCTCCACTTAGCTGTGACAGAAACTTATTGCAGTCTACTTTGCACTGCTAAGCTCTTGGATGGTATAATTCATCCTCATGTGGTGACCCTTGAAGGCTTCACACCACTAGATTTGGCAAGGCTGGAATTTAAAAAGTCAG GATTTAACAGGCAGAGAAAAATCATCAAAATTCTTGAGGAGCATCAGTGTCCCAAA GAAGATGGTTCTCCTGAAGAGCTCTATGAAAAACTGCTAACAATCATCAGTGAAGGGGACAGTGTGGAGGCTGTGTCCCATCTGCTTTGTGCAGGTGCCCCAATGGAGCTGGTGGGGAACTTTCCCAACTCAGCCTTACAGTTAGCCATCACCAATGACTGCCCCAGGATTGTCAGCATCCTACTGGCATCAGGAGCATCCCTCACCCCACGTACTGAAGGACTCAATTTGTTGCAGCAGGCCTGGTACTCCGCCAACACTACTTCTAAGGTTTTTTGTGCCATTAACAAT gCCTTCTCAAGGCAGTTGAAGAGAGAACGAGACCGCTTACCCCGGCATACCAAAGGGCTTCGTGAAGATCTTGCCAAGCTGATAGCAAGTATTGATGGAGATAAACCATGGGAAGCCTGCTGGCAGAGTGGAAGAACAATGGCTAAACTGACCTCATTTATGGTGACAGCTGTGCGTGCCAACTGTCCACTCACAGCAGGTTTTTTGCAGTGGGCCGGGGCAGGGGCATTTTTTAGTGCGTCTAGGAAAACTACTCCTTTGCATGCTGCCTTGGAAGAAGGTAATCTCAGCTTAACAGAGACACTGATACGGGATCTTGGTGCATCACTGTACATACCAGATGCTCGTGACCACTTTCCAAAGGACATAAGTAACATGACCCCTGCTCTGCTGGACAAACTAGAAAGA CAAATGTATGAGAGGGAGCAGAGGCATCTTGAGGCCCTAAAGGAGCACAAGAAGGATGAGAGTGAGAAGCAGATGGTGCAGGCAGTGTTAGACCTTCAGAAAGAACTCTtcaacaaacacaccaccaacTCCACAGATGCAATCTTTTCAGGAATTGGAGCCTTAAATGACAATGTCCAAGAAACAGTTGCCTATGCTCTGTTGGTGGCCTCCAGGAGTGGCCTCCAACAGCTGTTGTACTTGATGCTCActgtggcacacctccctgctGACCTGGTAGTGGATGTTACTTCCAATACTACAGCTCTGCATGAGGCAGCTGCCCATGGGAAGTCTGGATGCATTGCCCTGCTACTCAGTATCCTAAACAATGCTGCCAGGGCCAGTGAGCATATTGTTTCTGAGCTCCAAGCATTTGCCACCAAAAAAGAATTGAAGTTAAAGAGGTTAAACCGGTATAGCCCACTTCAACCTGATAAGTATGGTCAAACAGCTCTCCATTTGGCAGCAATGTTTGGTCACAAACACACCTTGGAATTTTTGCAAGAAAATGTGAGGGAGGACCCTCCTTGCCAGGCTGGCACAACAGCTCGAGAGATTCGTAAGAACTTTACTAGCTATCTAAAGCGCTACATGAGATACAAtgacaacaagagaaaagagatgaccCCATTAGATCACCATGAGGCCGATTCTTTGTTGCATCAACTCCTTTGCACTGTTGATCTTAATAAACTGCCAAAAGATGccaagagagcaaatatagacTTAAACACACATGAAGCAGAACAGGTGAAAAATGCTGTGTTGCGGGCAGTGGGCATCATTCTAGGCCGAGTAATGGCCTTTGATGACACGTACAAAGGCCGATTGGAGTTGGTGGGCAGTACACGAGATGGCTCAAAACTTTTTGCCCCTGATGAGTTTGATATTAACATTGTCATTCCAGCAGCTGACCGTGTGAGTGTATCAATGCATCAGGAGCTAGATGAGTCTGTCAGATATCAGGGTCATGCCCTCAAGATAACTGTAGAGACAAACAATCCTCATCTTCAGGGTAATCGCCTGATGGGGGATCTCTTTGGCGCAGTGAAGGAAGCTCTCACTGACTATGTTTTGGATGATAAGAGGTTGAGTGTGGTGCCACCCAGTTTGACCAGGACACAGGTGGGAGTGGCATTGGCCTTGGCTTGGCAGGGAATAGAATACCCATTACTGTTAGTGGGTGTAGATCTGGTACCAGTGTTGGAAGTACCATGGCCTGAAGTCATTGTTAAGCCAGATGCTCtcacccctccacacactgaTGCCATGCACATCAGCAATACTGCTGATGGATCATGGCGTTGTAGCTTTGCCTTAATAGAGGCAGAGGTGCTGAGACAACTTTCCCCTGAAGAACGTCATATCCATCTTTCTTGCAAGATgcttctttacttcctgaaggctgAGCGCTGGATGCCACGGGAAATAAAGTCCTTTTGCACCTGGTGGACTGGACGATCATTTAACCTTCCAGTGCCCACAGGATTCTGTCTTAAGAGTTCCTTCTTTAGGCTGCTGGCATTTAAGCGCAGTACTGGCACACAGTGGTTTGAGGAGGATACAATATTGTGGATGGCCCTTGCTTTCAGAACCATGTGCCAGCAGCTAGCAAACAAAGCTGATGCAGATCTTTCTCCAAGAAAGGTCTTTGCTTACTTTGGAGGTGACTGTGAAGGGCCTAAGATTGGACATGGAGCACCAATCATCACACACTATCTCTTAAAAAGGGAATTGAAGAGAGGGCTGACTATCCCTTCCTTCATGAGATACCCCAAGTGCCTGATGGCCAGCCTTTGGAAGTTCCTTGAACAATggattcttttttcttaa
- the LOC135113232 gene encoding serine/threonine-protein phosphatase 6 regulatory ankyrin repeat subunit A-like isoform X5: METLWCGDGTSHPASRYTGTSCVSDVMNCLMINKMVFDDNLSTELQKLEELECKRTASWSIPWKCETDATLEPSKEHKAKLRLEEKQQKEVEETRKKELVQAISSGDMDTIQKIHDQGGDLTILVQAVHQGNVIWCLVTQAAHNGHTHLLLPLLDAGLSVDGNRQENSHSSEKHTTSWTPLIVAARQGHVRMIEELLFYGANPLAKDQQGATALHHAAFCGHVTCVDVLISCTPTTITDNSGRTPVHAACLRGHLPVIKLLAESGWKLDVVDEEGNTALHLSAWYGSLEVVKYLYKADSKINPYKKNSERLTPFDYAVREGHHHVEKWFMKVRGSHSMDLTHTQYLIKSQNKYSEDLFKTAKMWLSADNIEGIANLCFINDPHWMDKNGMTILHLAVTETYCSLLCTAKLLDGIIHPHVVTLEGFTPLDLARLEFKKSGFNRQRKIIKILEEHQCPKEDGSPEELYEKLLTIISEGDSVEAVSHLLCAGAPMELVGNFPNSALQLAITNDCPRIVSILLASGASLTPRTEGLNLLQQAWYSANTTSKVFCAINNAFSRQLKRERDRLPRHTKGLREDLAKLIASIDGDKPWEACWQSGRTMAKLTSFMVTAVRANCPLTAGFLQWAGAGAFFSASRKTTPLHAALEEGNLSLTETLIRDLGASLYIPDARDHFPKDISNMTPALLDKLERQMYEREQRHLEALKEHKKDESEKQMVQAVLDLQKELFNKHTTNSTDAIFSGIGALNDNVQETVAYALLVASRSGLQQLLYLMLTVAHLPADLVVDVTSNTTALHEAAAHGKSGCIALLLSILNNAARASEHIVSELQAFATKKELKLKRLNRYSPLQPDKYGQTALHLAAMFGHKHTLEFLQENVREDPPCQAGTTAREIRKNFTSYLKRYMRYNDNKRKEMTPLDHHEADSLLHQLLCTVDLNKLPKDAKRANIDLNTHEAEQVKNAVLRAVGIILGRVMAFDDTYKGRLELVGSTRDGSKLFAPDEFDINIVIPAADRVSVSMHQELDESVRYQGHALKITVETNNPHLQGNRLMGDLFGAVKEALTDYVLDDKRLSVVPPSLTRTQVGVALALAWQGIEYPLLLVGVDLVPVLEVPWPEVIVKPDALTPPHTDAMHISNTADGSWRCSFALIEAEVLRQLSPEERHIHLSCKMLLYFLKAERWMPREIKSFCTWWTGRSFNLPVPTGFCLKSSFFRLLAFKRSTGTQWFEEDTILWMALAFRTMCQQLANKADADLSPRKVFAYFGGDCEGPKIGHGAPIITHYLLKRELKRGLTIPSFMRYPKCLMASLWKFLEQWILFS; the protein is encoded by the exons GAACTGGTTCAGGCCATCAGCAGTGGAGATATGGATACAATCCAGAAAATCCATGACCAGGGTGGAGACCTAACAATATTAGTGCAGGCAGTCCACCAAGGAAATGTGATTTGGTGCTTAGTGACTCAGGCAGCACATAATGGCCACACCCACCTACTTCTGCCATTACTGGATGCTGGACTCAGTGTGGATGGGAACCGCCAAGAAAACTCTCACTCCTCTGAAAAACACACCACCTCCTGGACACCCCTTATAGTTGCTGCCCGCCAAGGCCATGTCAGGATGATTGAGGAATTGCTCTTTTATGGTGCAAATCCTCTTGCAAAGGATCAAcaag GAGCTACTGCCCTCCACCATGCTGCATTTTGTGGCCATGTTACTTGTGTTGATGTTCTGATCTCCTGCACCCCAACTACCATTACTGACAATTCTGGCCGCACCCCTGTTCATGCTGCTTGTCTGAGAGGTCATCTGCCAGTGATTAAATTGCTGGCAGAATCAGGGTGGAAACTTGATGTTGTAGATGAGGAAGGCAACACAGCACTCCACTTAAGTGCCTGGTATGGTTCACTGGAGGTGGTAAAGTACTTGTACAAAGCAGACTCCAAGATCAACCCTTACAAGAAGAATTCTGAAAGACTCACACCATTTGACTATGCAGTACGTGAAGGTCACCACCATGTTGAAAAATGGTTTATGAAGGTGCGAGGCAGCCACTCTATGGATCTCACCCATACTCAGTACCTCATA AAATCTCAGAACAAGTATTCAGAAGATCTTTTTAAGACTGCAAAGATGTGGTTGTCAGCAGATAATATTGAAGGAATAGCAAACCTGTGTTTTATAAATGATCCCCACTGGATGGACAAGAATGGCATGACTATTCTCCACTTAGCTGTGACAGAAACTTATTGCAGTCTACTTTGCACTGCTAAGCTCTTGGATGGTATAATTCATCCTCATGTGGTGACCCTTGAAGGCTTCACACCACTAGATTTGGCAAGGCTGGAATTTAAAAAGTCAG GATTTAACAGGCAGAGAAAAATCATCAAAATTCTTGAGGAGCATCAGTGTCCCAAA GAAGATGGTTCTCCTGAAGAGCTCTATGAAAAACTGCTAACAATCATCAGTGAAGGGGACAGTGTGGAGGCTGTGTCCCATCTGCTTTGTGCAGGTGCCCCAATGGAGCTGGTGGGGAACTTTCCCAACTCAGCCTTACAGTTAGCCATCACCAATGACTGCCCCAGGATTGTCAGCATCCTACTGGCATCAGGAGCATCCCTCACCCCACGTACTGAAGGACTCAATTTGTTGCAGCAGGCCTGGTACTCCGCCAACACTACTTCTAAGGTTTTTTGTGCCATTAACAAT gCCTTCTCAAGGCAGTTGAAGAGAGAACGAGACCGCTTACCCCGGCATACCAAAGGGCTTCGTGAAGATCTTGCCAAGCTGATAGCAAGTATTGATGGAGATAAACCATGGGAAGCCTGCTGGCAGAGTGGAAGAACAATGGCTAAACTGACCTCATTTATGGTGACAGCTGTGCGTGCCAACTGTCCACTCACAGCAGGTTTTTTGCAGTGGGCCGGGGCAGGGGCATTTTTTAGTGCGTCTAGGAAAACTACTCCTTTGCATGCTGCCTTGGAAGAAGGTAATCTCAGCTTAACAGAGACACTGATACGGGATCTTGGTGCATCACTGTACATACCAGATGCTCGTGACCACTTTCCAAAGGACATAAGTAACATGACCCCTGCTCTGCTGGACAAACTAGAAAGA CAAATGTATGAGAGGGAGCAGAGGCATCTTGAGGCCCTAAAGGAGCACAAGAAGGATGAGAGTGAGAAGCAGATGGTGCAGGCAGTGTTAGACCTTCAGAAAGAACTCTtcaacaaacacaccaccaacTCCACAGATGCAATCTTTTCAGGAATTGGAGCCTTAAATGACAATGTCCAAGAAACAGTTGCCTATGCTCTGTTGGTGGCCTCCAGGAGTGGCCTCCAACAGCTGTTGTACTTGATGCTCActgtggcacacctccctgctGACCTGGTAGTGGATGTTACTTCCAATACTACAGCTCTGCATGAGGCAGCTGCCCATGGGAAGTCTGGATGCATTGCCCTGCTACTCAGTATCCTAAACAATGCTGCCAGGGCCAGTGAGCATATTGTTTCTGAGCTCCAAGCATTTGCCACCAAAAAAGAATTGAAGTTAAAGAGGTTAAACCGGTATAGCCCACTTCAACCTGATAAGTATGGTCAAACAGCTCTCCATTTGGCAGCAATGTTTGGTCACAAACACACCTTGGAATTTTTGCAAGAAAATGTGAGGGAGGACCCTCCTTGCCAGGCTGGCACAACAGCTCGAGAGATTCGTAAGAACTTTACTAGCTATCTAAAGCGCTACATGAGATACAAtgacaacaagagaaaagagatgaccCCATTAGATCACCATGAGGCCGATTCTTTGTTGCATCAACTCCTTTGCACTGTTGATCTTAATAAACTGCCAAAAGATGccaagagagcaaatatagacTTAAACACACATGAAGCAGAACAGGTGAAAAATGCTGTGTTGCGGGCAGTGGGCATCATTCTAGGCCGAGTAATGGCCTTTGATGACACGTACAAAGGCCGATTGGAGTTGGTGGGCAGTACACGAGATGGCTCAAAACTTTTTGCCCCTGATGAGTTTGATATTAACATTGTCATTCCAGCAGCTGACCGTGTGAGTGTATCAATGCATCAGGAGCTAGATGAGTCTGTCAGATATCAGGGTCATGCCCTCAAGATAACTGTAGAGACAAACAATCCTCATCTTCAGGGTAATCGCCTGATGGGGGATCTCTTTGGCGCAGTGAAGGAAGCTCTCACTGACTATGTTTTGGATGATAAGAGGTTGAGTGTGGTGCCACCCAGTTTGACCAGGACACAGGTGGGAGTGGCATTGGCCTTGGCTTGGCAGGGAATAGAATACCCATTACTGTTAGTGGGTGTAGATCTGGTACCAGTGTTGGAAGTACCATGGCCTGAAGTCATTGTTAAGCCAGATGCTCtcacccctccacacactgaTGCCATGCACATCAGCAATACTGCTGATGGATCATGGCGTTGTAGCTTTGCCTTAATAGAGGCAGAGGTGCTGAGACAACTTTCCCCTGAAGAACGTCATATCCATCTTTCTTGCAAGATgcttctttacttcctgaaggctgAGCGCTGGATGCCACGGGAAATAAAGTCCTTTTGCACCTGGTGGACTGGACGATCATTTAACCTTCCAGTGCCCACAGGATTCTGTCTTAAGAGTTCCTTCTTTAGGCTGCTGGCATTTAAGCGCAGTACTGGCACACAGTGGTTTGAGGAGGATACAATATTGTGGATGGCCCTTGCTTTCAGAACCATGTGCCAGCAGCTAGCAAACAAAGCTGATGCAGATCTTTCTCCAAGAAAGGTCTTTGCTTACTTTGGAGGTGACTGTGAAGGGCCTAAGATTGGACATGGAGCACCAATCATCACACACTATCTCTTAAAAAGGGAATTGAAGAGAGGGCTGACTATCCCTTCCTTCATGAGATACCCCAAGTGCCTGATGGCCAGCCTTTGGAAGTTCCTTGAACAATggattcttttttcttaa